Proteins encoded by one window of Modestobacter marinus:
- a CDS encoding 3'(2'),5'-bisphosphate nucleotidase CysQ, with product MTGTDHDLARTLATRAGELLLTVRSRDHADAAARKAAGDGESHRWLAAQLGALRPGDAVLSEEAADDPHRLAADRVWIVDPLDGTREFSELERSDWAVHVALWERGELVAGAVALPAEGTTLATDGVAPPPARPDGPLRLAVSRSRPPALVADLVAQLGAEPVAMGSAGVKAMSVVRGATDAYVHGGGQYEWDSAAPVAVARAAGLHTSRLDGSPLRYNRPDPYLPDLLVCRPEFADQLLAALADRS from the coding sequence TTGACTGGCACCGATCACGACCTCGCCCGCACGCTGGCCACCCGGGCCGGCGAGCTGCTGCTCACCGTGCGCAGCCGGGACCACGCCGACGCCGCGGCCCGCAAGGCCGCCGGCGACGGGGAGTCCCACCGCTGGCTGGCGGCGCAGCTGGGCGCCCTGCGGCCCGGGGACGCCGTGCTCTCCGAGGAGGCTGCCGACGACCCCCACCGGCTCGCCGCCGACCGCGTCTGGATCGTCGACCCCCTCGACGGCACCCGGGAGTTCTCCGAGCTCGAGCGCAGCGACTGGGCGGTGCACGTCGCGCTGTGGGAGCGGGGCGAGCTGGTCGCCGGCGCCGTCGCGCTGCCGGCCGAGGGCACGACCCTGGCCACCGACGGCGTCGCGCCGCCGCCGGCCCGCCCGGACGGTCCGCTGCGCCTGGCGGTGAGCCGCAGCCGGCCGCCGGCGCTGGTCGCCGACCTCGTCGCCCAGCTCGGCGCCGAGCCGGTGGCCATGGGGTCGGCCGGGGTCAAGGCGATGTCCGTCGTCCGCGGGGCGACCGACGCCTACGTCCACGGCGGCGGCCAGTACGAGTGGGATTCCGCGGCCCCCGTGGCGGTGGCCCGGGCCGCCGGGCTGCACACCAGCCGGCTCGACGGCTCCCCGCTCCGCTACAACCGGCCCGACCCCTACCTGCCCGACCTGCTCGTCTGCCGGCCCGAGTTCGCCGACCAGCTGCTCGCGGCCCTGGCCGACCGGAGCTGA
- a CDS encoding acyltransferase family protein has protein sequence MSSRGRVEGLDVLRGVAVGLVLLRHAWPDLFPGAGIVGVTIFFTLSGYLITGIIRREVEQTGGFSYRRFYRNRALRLLPALVAVLAVFAVVELATNLAGQAQRVWSTIAIGLLYLADVPRLPIADNMSHLWTLAVEEQFYLVWPTALLLAIRRGRVRRLLIWGGSLWLVSCLALLAVVPEGPLHLYQLPTTWVITMLAGAALNLYRDRLPAAGPWAATAAGLALGGMCFLPEAKEQAATYLVGAPLTGLASAVLISFAIRRAAVSGGLVPLRWLGLISYAAYLWNFPVLSWLVASMDNDPWAALLSLPATVAMATLSWFAIERPALAWKRRLDHRHQHTALVGRSAAVDGPPVPSSEHEPRLGLPAG, from the coding sequence GTGTCTTCACGGGGGCGAGTCGAAGGCTTAGACGTACTTCGTGGCGTGGCTGTAGGTCTGGTACTGCTGCGGCACGCCTGGCCAGACTTGTTCCCGGGCGCAGGCATCGTCGGGGTGACTATCTTCTTCACTCTGTCCGGCTACCTGATCACCGGCATCATCCGCCGGGAGGTCGAGCAGACTGGCGGATTCTCGTACCGACGGTTCTACCGCAACCGTGCGCTGCGGCTGCTGCCTGCACTGGTGGCAGTGCTTGCGGTGTTCGCGGTCGTCGAACTTGCCACCAACCTTGCCGGTCAGGCGCAGCGGGTGTGGAGCACCATCGCAATCGGCCTGCTGTACCTCGCAGATGTCCCCAGGTTGCCGATCGCGGACAACATGTCGCATTTGTGGACACTCGCCGTCGAGGAGCAGTTCTACCTCGTGTGGCCAACCGCGTTGTTGCTGGCCATCCGGCGCGGCAGAGTCCGGCGCTTGCTCATCTGGGGAGGCTCGCTGTGGCTGGTGTCGTGCCTGGCATTGCTGGCGGTGGTGCCGGAAGGCCCGTTGCACCTGTACCAGCTCCCGACGACGTGGGTGATCACCATGCTCGCCGGGGCTGCGCTGAACCTGTACCGCGACCGCCTTCCCGCCGCAGGCCCGTGGGCGGCGACGGCGGCGGGACTGGCCCTCGGCGGCATGTGCTTTCTCCCCGAGGCGAAAGAGCAGGCGGCCACGTATCTAGTCGGAGCACCACTGACCGGCCTGGCGTCGGCCGTGCTCATCTCCTTTGCGATCCGCCGCGCCGCCGTGTCGGGCGGCCTGGTCCCGCTACGCTGGCTGGGGCTGATCTCGTATGCCGCCTATCTGTGGAACTTCCCAGTGCTCAGCTGGCTGGTGGCGTCGATGGACAATGACCCCTGGGCGGCCTTGCTGTCGCTGCCCGCGACGGTCGCGATGGCGACACTGAGCTGGTTCGCCATCGAGCGTCCAGCCCTTGCGTGGAAGAGGCGGCTGGATCACCGACACCAGCACACTGCTCTGGTCGGCCGCAGCGCCGCAGTGGACGGGCCTCCCGTGCCTAGCAGCGAGCATGAGCCACGGCTGGGTCTCCCCGCTGGGTGA
- a CDS encoding UDP-glucose dehydrogenase family protein, with protein sequence MKISVIGCGYLGAVHAASMAELGHDVVGIDVDQPKIDALQRAKAPFYEPGFEDLLGTSLASGRLRFSTDMADASDAVVHFVCVGTPQKRGEYAADLRFVESAVEGLLAALKPGDLVAGKSTVPVGTAARLAELVADKVPGAMLAWNPEFLREGFAVEDTLHPDRLVYGLPAGPDGATARAMLDEVYASIVAVGTPQVVTDYATAEMVKTAANSFLATKISFINAMAELCEATGADVKQLADAIGHDDRIGRKFLNAGLGFGGGCLPKDIRAFMARAGELGADQALTFLREVDNINMRRRIRMVELAREVCDGSLVGKRVAVLGAAFKPNSDDIRDSPALNVAAQLQLQGAAVRVTDPAAGDNIRRSWPQLDAVDTPEEAADRADAVLVLTEWQQYRDLDPVAFGKVVGQKRMLDGRNALDRDRWVAAGWTYRALGRRAG encoded by the coding sequence TGGGCGCGGTGCACGCGGCCTCGATGGCCGAACTCGGCCACGACGTCGTCGGCATCGACGTCGACCAGCCGAAGATCGACGCGCTGCAGCGGGCCAAGGCTCCCTTCTACGAGCCCGGCTTCGAAGACCTGCTGGGCACCTCCCTGGCCTCGGGACGCCTCCGGTTCAGCACCGACATGGCCGACGCCAGTGACGCCGTCGTCCACTTCGTCTGCGTGGGCACCCCGCAGAAGCGCGGGGAGTACGCCGCGGACCTGCGGTTCGTCGAGTCGGCGGTTGAGGGGCTGCTGGCGGCGCTCAAGCCCGGTGACCTCGTCGCCGGGAAGTCGACGGTCCCGGTCGGCACGGCGGCTCGGCTGGCGGAGCTCGTCGCCGACAAGGTGCCCGGCGCAATGCTCGCCTGGAACCCGGAGTTCCTCCGCGAGGGCTTCGCGGTGGAGGACACGCTGCATCCCGACCGGTTGGTCTACGGCCTCCCGGCCGGCCCCGACGGTGCGACGGCCCGGGCGATGCTGGATGAGGTCTACGCCTCGATCGTCGCGGTGGGCACCCCTCAGGTGGTCACCGACTACGCGACCGCGGAGATGGTGAAGACCGCTGCCAACTCCTTCCTCGCCACCAAGATCTCCTTCATCAACGCGATGGCCGAGCTGTGCGAGGCCACCGGCGCCGACGTGAAGCAGCTGGCGGACGCGATCGGGCACGACGATCGGATCGGCCGCAAGTTCCTCAACGCCGGTCTCGGCTTCGGCGGCGGCTGCCTGCCCAAGGACATCCGGGCGTTCATGGCCCGCGCCGGGGAGCTGGGGGCGGACCAGGCGCTGACGTTCCTGCGCGAGGTCGACAACATCAACATGCGCCGGCGGATCCGGATGGTCGAACTGGCCCGTGAGGTCTGCGACGGCTCGCTGGTCGGCAAGCGGGTTGCGGTGCTGGGGGCGGCGTTCAAGCCCAACAGCGACGACATCCGCGACTCCCCGGCGCTCAACGTCGCCGCCCAGCTGCAGCTGCAGGGCGCCGCGGTGCGGGTGACCGATCCGGCGGCCGGGGACAACATCCGCCGCAGCTGGCCGCAGCTGGACGCCGTGGACACCCCGGAGGAAGCGGCCGACCGGGCCGACGCCGTCCTGGTGCTCACCGAGTGGCAGCAGTACCGCGACCTGGACCCCGTCGCCTTCGGCAAGGTCGTGGGGCAGAAGCGGATGCTCGACGGGCGCAATGCACTGGACCGTGACCGCTGGGTCGCCGCCGGCTGGACCTACCGCGCCCTGGGCCGCCGCGCCGGCTGA